Part of the Usitatibacter palustris genome, AAATCCGCGCGCACGCCATCGCCTGGGCGATCGCTTCGGCGAGCGTCGAGGAAATCGACCGCATCAACATCCTCCAGGCCACGCTCGCCGCGATGCGCCGTGCGGTCGAGGCGCTGCCCTTCGCACCCGATGAGGTGTGCTTCGACGGCCTCTACCATCCGCCGCTCGCGATGACCTGCCGCGCGATCGTGAAGGGCGACAGCCTCGTGCCCGCGATCTCCGCCGCCTCGATCCTCGCGAAGACCGCGCGCGACGCGGAGATGCGCCAGCTCGAGGACCGCTTCCCCGGCTACGGCTTCGCGAAGCACAAGGGCTATTGCACGCCCGAGCACATGCTCGCCATTGCGATGCTCGGTCCCTGCGAGATCCATCGCCGCAGCTTCGACCCGGTGCGCACCTTGCTGCAGCAGGCGAGCCTCCCGTTCTGATGAAGGCCATCACCTCGCGCGACAACGCCGGCTACAAGGCGATGGCGAAGCTCGTCGCCAGCACCGCGGAACGCAAGCGCCGCGCGCTTTCGGTGCTCGAGGGCGCGCACCTCGTTGCCGCGTTCCTCGATTCGGGCCGCGAGCTCGACTCGCTGATGGTGAGCCGTTCGGCGCTCGAACGCGCCGAGGTCGCCGCGCTCGCCGACCGCGCGCACCCGGCCGCCGTCACGGTGATTTCGGACGCGCTCTTTGACGCGCTCTCGACGCTCGACTCGGCCACGGGCGTGATTGCCGCCGCACCCACGCCCGAAGGCGTGGCGGTCCCTGCGAATGCAAGCCTCGTCGTGCTGCTCGAGGACGTGCAGGATCCGGGCA contains:
- the rnhB gene encoding ribonuclease HII, with translation MSACLRLCGVDEAGRGPLAGSVYAAAVILDPDHPIDGVADSKTLTAEVREELAVEIRAHAIAWAIASASVEEIDRINILQATLAAMRRAVEALPFAPDEVCFDGLYHPPLAMTCRAIVKGDSLVPAISAASILAKTARDAEMRQLEDRFPGYGFAKHKGYCTPEHMLAIAMLGPCEIHRRSFDPVRTLLQQASLPF